The Populus nigra chromosome 19, ddPopNigr1.1, whole genome shotgun sequence genome includes a window with the following:
- the LOC133679804 gene encoding uncharacterized protein LOC133679804 codes for MAFHPFTIVLLLALALSGIQLSTCQVLKGKVSCLDCGGHYDYSEIKVGVKCDKVRKLATTTTQSDGSFEVKLPPGTSTAATPLICLAKLLGGPSQLYVSRQNMVSKIVQTHDSNSYTISTPLAFSSTCSAGGGKCGVSNQFGLSKTVDLPLPREWGLAPSSYYFPFIPIIGIP; via the exons atggCGTTTCATCCATTCACTATAGTATTGCTTCTTGCATTGGCTCTCTCAGGGATTCAGCTTTCAACATGTCAAGTTCTTAAAGGCAAAGTGTCTTGCCTCGACTGCGGTGGCCATTATGACTACTCAG AGATTAAGGTTGGAGTGAAGTGTGACAAAGTAAGAAAGTTGGCCACAACAACCACACAAAGCGATGGTTCCTTTGAAGTTAAGCTTCCTCCAGGCACCTCAACGGCAGCAACTCCTCTGATTTGCCTAGCTAAGCTTCTCGGTGGTCCAAGTCAGCTCTATGTCTCAAGACAAAACATGGTGTCCAAGATTGTTCAAACCCATGATTCTAACTCGTACACCATCTCCACTCCTCTTGCCTTCTCCTCTACATGTTCTGCAGGAGGTGGAAAATGTGGAGTCTCAAACCAGTTTGGCCTATCCAAAACAGTTGACCTGCCTCTGCCAAGGGAATGGGGCCTTGCACCATCAAGTTACTATTTTCCTTTCATTCCCATCATCGGCATCCCTTGA